A genomic segment from Microbacterium sp. SORGH_AS_0428 encodes:
- a CDS encoding DUF2510 domain-containing protein, with protein sequence MADTQAGWYDDDGTGTKRWWDGSAWTDTVQPPPPPAPGVAGMIDRIQADAVSGGQPRPAPTGMNYVVLEVILKEKLWGTGSGNLTELEKAINKQAALGYRLHTITTASSGSKGIGGGDRIQATMVFERLT encoded by the coding sequence ATGGCAGATACCCAGGCTGGATGGTACGACGACGACGGCACGGGCACGAAGCGGTGGTGGGACGGGTCGGCGTGGACCGACACGGTGCAGCCGCCACCGCCGCCCGCGCCGGGAGTCGCCGGCATGATCGACCGCATCCAGGCCGACGCCGTCTCCGGGGGCCAGCCTCGCCCGGCGCCCACCGGCATGAATTACGTGGTCCTGGAGGTCATCCTGAAGGAGAAGCTGTGGGGCACGGGCTCCGGAAACCTCACAGAACTCGAGAAGGCGATCAACAAGCAAGCGGCGCTGGGCTATCGCCTGCATACGATCACCACCGCGTCTTCGGGCAGCAAGGGAATCGGCGGCGGCGATCGCATCCAGGCGACCATGGTGTTCGAACGCCTCACCTGA